In a genomic window of Anoxybacter fermentans:
- the floA gene encoding flotillin-like protein FloA (flotillin-like protein involved in membrane lipid rafts), with protein sequence MLIPVFISVFVIFFIMLFFYFIPVGLWISALASGVKVGIFQLIGMRLRRVPPVKIVAPMIKSHKAGISLTSDQLESHYLAGGNVDRVVDALIAAQRARIPLSFEGAAAIDLAGRNVLEAVQMSVNPKVIQTPVVTAVARDGIQVMVTARVTVRANIERLVGGAGEETVLARIGEGIVTTVGSADDHKKVLENPDLISKVVLDKGLDSGTAFEILSIDIADVDVGKNIGAQLQIDQAEADKEIAQAKAEERRAMAVAYEQEMKAKVQEMRAKVVEAEAEVPKAIAEALRSGKIGVMDYMMMQNIQSDTRMRESISKIGNTNAFRTPEMKNEEQNKE encoded by the coding sequence ATGCTTATTCCTGTATTTATAAGTGTATTTGTTATTTTCTTTATTATGCTCTTCTTTTACTTCATTCCTGTTGGACTCTGGATTTCGGCACTGGCTTCAGGAGTAAAAGTGGGAATTTTTCAGTTAATCGGAATGCGTTTACGACGAGTTCCACCTGTAAAAATTGTAGCTCCCATGATTAAATCCCATAAAGCTGGAATATCTCTAACCAGTGATCAACTGGAGTCTCATTATCTGGCAGGCGGAAATGTTGACAGGGTAGTAGATGCTCTGATTGCGGCACAACGGGCCAGGATACCGCTTAGTTTTGAAGGGGCAGCTGCTATTGATCTGGCTGGTCGGAATGTGTTAGAAGCGGTACAGATGAGTGTTAATCCAAAGGTTATTCAGACTCCTGTCGTTACTGCAGTAGCCCGGGATGGTATTCAGGTTATGGTTACTGCTAGAGTAACTGTCCGGGCCAACATTGAGCGACTGGTAGGAGGGGCCGGTGAAGAGACAGTTCTTGCCAGGATTGGTGAAGGTATTGTGACTACCGTCGGTTCGGCCGATGATCACAAGAAAGTATTAGAAAATCCTGATTTAATTTCCAAGGTTGTATTGGATAAAGGTCTTGATTCAGGTACTGCTTTTGAGATTCTCTCCATTGATATAGCTGATGTAGATGTAGGTAAGAATATCGGTGCCCAGTTGCAGATTGACCAGGCTGAGGCTGATAAAGAGATTGCACAGGCAAAGGCTGAAGAGCGCCGTGCTATGGCTGTTGCTTATGAACAGGAGATGAAAGCTAAGGTTCAGGAGATGAGGGCTAAAGTAGTAGAAGCTGAGGCTGAAGTACCGAAAGCTATAGCAGAAGCTTTACGCAGTGGTAAAATAGGTGTTATGGATTATATGATGATGCAAAATATTCAGTCAGATACCCGGATGAGGGAAAGTATCTCTAAGATCGGTAATACTAATGCTTTCAGGACTCCAGAGATGAAGAATGAAGAACAGAATAAAGAATAA
- a CDS encoding zf-HC2 domain-containing protein has product MDCQNAYKLMNRYIDGEITSEEEKVLEFHLLRCRGCQKEFGEIKELNLMLNTLYPSYDFTSKVMARIEEEKGSGIRRRFKRGKWLWIGAVAVILLCIFLFSNLFDRDMELIISSGQVKTENNKSGQRELTVVDGEIRINGLAGTLNAINSQIYLEGVRADFGMGFFDSIKYEIKEIYLKIKNWLFKQRGKKDE; this is encoded by the coding sequence ATGGATTGTCAAAATGCCTATAAGTTGATGAACAGGTATATTGATGGAGAGATTACATCAGAAGAAGAAAAAGTATTGGAGTTTCATCTTTTACGTTGTAGAGGATGTCAGAAAGAGTTTGGTGAAATTAAAGAACTGAATCTTATGTTAAATACACTTTATCCATCTTATGATTTCACTTCTAAAGTCATGGCCCGTATTGAAGAAGAAAAAGGTTCAGGAATTAGGCGTCGGTTTAAGAGAGGAAAATGGTTGTGGATAGGTGCTGTTGCGGTGATTTTGCTCTGTATTTTTCTGTTCTCTAATTTGTTTGATAGAGATATGGAGCTTATCATTAGTTCCGGTCAGGTTAAGACAGAGAATAATAAATCCGGTCAAAGGGAGTTGACAGTGGTTGATGGAGAGATTAGAATTAATGGTTTAGCTGGAACCCTTAATGCTATCAATAGCCAGATTTATTTAGAAGGAGTAAGGGCAGACTTTGGGATGGGATTTTTTGATAGTATTAAATACGAAATTAAGGAAATTTATCTTAAAATAAAGAACTGGCTCTTTAAACAAAGGGGGAAGAAGGATGAATAA
- a CDS encoding RNA polymerase sigma factor, with product MCQERDIYLVKRTLAGDDEAFARLVDCYKNRIFQLIYCKIQNKEDIEDLAQEVFLRIYKSLKKFDQKRKFSTWIYTIANNLCIDYLRKKRLQAVSLDAPLFPSNKDIYIEIPDEEYAPELILQKTDEQKRIIEAVESLAEEYKLVIKLRHFKGYSYKDIGKILDLPIGTIKSRIYRARKKLKDILFKEGGGEKNGLSKCL from the coding sequence ATGTGCCAGGAGCGGGATATATATCTGGTTAAACGTACATTGGCTGGTGATGATGAAGCCTTTGCAAGGCTCGTGGATTGTTATAAAAATCGCATATTTCAGTTGATATATTGTAAGATTCAGAATAAAGAGGATATTGAAGACTTAGCTCAGGAGGTATTTTTAAGGATATATAAATCCCTTAAGAAATTTGATCAGAAGCGAAAATTTTCTACATGGATTTATACCATTGCTAATAATCTTTGTATTGATTATCTGAGAAAAAAAAGGTTGCAGGCTGTATCACTTGATGCCCCTCTTTTCCCTTCAAATAAGGATATTTATATAGAGATTCCGGATGAAGAATATGCGCCTGAATTAATCTTGCAAAAAACAGATGAGCAGAAACGAATTATAGAAGCAGTTGAGAGTCTGGCAGAAGAATATAAGCTGGTAATAAAATTACGTCACTTTAAGGGTTACTCTTATAAAGATATTGGAAAGATTCTGGATTTGCCTATAGGTACTATCAAAAGTCGGATTTATAGAGCACGTAAAAAGTTGAAAGATATTTTATTTAAAGAGGGGGGTGGGGAAAAAAATGGATTGTCAAAATGCCTATAA
- a CDS encoding histidine triad nucleotide-binding protein, with product MSDCIFCKIAAGEMGTEFIYEDDQVVAFRDINPVAPVHILVIPKKHIPSANELTEADNQLIGHIFQVIKKLAQKENLNQGYRIVNNCGREGGQTVHHLHFHLLGGRNLQWPPG from the coding sequence GTGAGTGACTGCATTTTCTGTAAGATTGCCGCAGGAGAGATGGGAACTGAATTTATTTATGAAGATGATCAGGTTGTTGCCTTTCGTGATATTAATCCGGTTGCACCTGTTCATATCCTGGTTATTCCCAAAAAGCATATTCCTTCGGCAAATGAACTTACAGAAGCAGATAATCAGTTGATTGGACATATTTTCCAGGTAATCAAGAAATTAGCTCAGAAAGAGAACTTAAATCAAGGTTATCGCATTGTCAACAACTGTGGAAGAGAAGGTGGCCAGACTGTACATCACCTTCATTTCCACTTACTTGGCGGTCGAAATCTACAATGGCCTCCAGGTTAA
- a CDS encoding NfeD family protein, with protein sequence MNKYRRLIIILLIFLFSVTPILKGAPSDLIYLVKVEGDIDPGLTRFIEKSIKNAERDGAKAIIFQISTFGGLVKSATEIRDLIIDAPLLTVALVKDRAWSAGALITLACDRIYMTPGSSIGAAETRPKEEKYISAFRKEFKATAERKGRNPDIAAAMVDADIEIEGVIERGKLLTLTATEAVELGMADKRLNTVEEILPEIEAEGGVVKVIEPSLSDQFARIITNSYISSLLIIIGFIGLVVEAVTLGWGVGGTIGILSLALFFSGNLLVGNTNWGLILLFLAGMILLGLEFFVVPGFGITGLTGIVLVVASLFLTFENAVLGVYAISIALILALITFVFLIRYFGNTRIWNKIALNAAQTKEDGYLVPGQRKTLIDKEGEALTPLHPAGTALIDGERVDVISQSSYIPKGSRIKVIKVEGTKVIVREI encoded by the coding sequence ATGAATAAATATAGGCGACTTATTATTATTCTGCTGATCTTTTTATTTTCTGTCACTCCAATACTTAAAGGGGCTCCTTCTGATCTTATTTATCTTGTAAAAGTGGAAGGGGATATTGATCCCGGTCTTACCAGATTTATTGAAAAAAGTATCAAAAATGCTGAAAGAGATGGAGCTAAAGCAATTATCTTTCAAATCAGTACATTTGGGGGATTGGTGAAGTCGGCAACAGAAATTCGTGATCTGATTATTGATGCACCTCTTTTAACAGTGGCGCTTGTCAAAGACCGGGCCTGGTCAGCAGGTGCATTGATTACTTTAGCCTGTGATCGGATTTACATGACACCTGGAAGCAGCATTGGTGCTGCTGAGACCAGGCCTAAAGAAGAAAAATATATATCTGCTTTTCGAAAAGAATTTAAAGCAACTGCGGAAAGAAAAGGCCGTAATCCGGATATTGCAGCTGCTATGGTAGATGCAGATATTGAGATAGAAGGGGTTATTGAAAGAGGTAAATTATTGACTTTGACGGCAACTGAAGCCGTAGAACTTGGGATGGCAGATAAAAGATTAAATACTGTAGAAGAGATTTTACCTGAAATCGAAGCGGAAGGAGGGGTTGTTAAAGTTATAGAACCATCTCTTAGTGATCAATTTGCCCGAATTATCACCAATTCTTATATTAGTTCACTTCTTATTATTATCGGATTTATAGGATTAGTTGTTGAGGCAGTGACTTTAGGTTGGGGAGTGGGAGGTACAATCGGAATACTCTCATTGGCTCTCTTTTTTAGTGGAAATTTATTGGTGGGTAATACCAACTGGGGTTTAATTCTTCTCTTTTTGGCCGGAATGATTTTATTAGGTCTGGAATTTTTCGTTGTTCCTGGCTTTGGTATTACAGGATTGACAGGGATTGTTTTGGTTGTTGCAAGCTTATTTTTGACCTTTGAAAATGCAGTTTTAGGGGTATATGCGATCTCAATTGCCTTGATTCTTGCTCTAATAACATTTGTTTTTCTGATTCGATATTTTGGAAACACCAGAATATGGAATAAAATTGCTTTAAATGCTGCTCAGACGAAAGAAGATGGTTATCTGGTGCCGGGTCAACGAAAAACACTTATTGACAAAGAAGGTGAGGCTTTAACTCCACTACATCCAGCTGGTACAGCTCTTATTGATGGTGAACGGGTGGATGTAATCTCTCAGAGCAGTTATATTCCGAAAGGAAGTAGAATAAAAGTTATAAAAGTTGAAGGAACAAAGGTTATTGTAAGAGAAATATAA
- the rpsU gene encoding 30S ribosomal protein S21, producing MAEVRIRENESLDSALRRFKDICRKTGIFAESRKRRYYEKPSEIRKRKMASRKRRGK from the coding sequence ATGGCTGAAGTTAGAATCCGTGAGAATGAATCTCTGGATAGCGCCCTTCGTCGGTTTAAAGATATATGCCGGAAAACCGGCATCTTTGCCGAGAGTAGAAAGAGAAGGTATTATGAAAAGCCTAGTGAGATTCGTAAGAGAAAAATGGCTTCCCGCAAAAGAAGAGGTAAATAG
- a CDS encoding HAD family hydrolase, producing the protein MIKVNIPERGTVELKYLVLDFNGTLALDGVIFPEVLPLLEEIAKKIKIYTLTADTFGTAREQTIHLPVILHTLKSNFHTREKGEFVKKLGEKNVIAIGNGKNDLEMLKRAEIGIGVLGDEGCATEIFQVADLIVPGIRQGLELLLYPKRLVATLRR; encoded by the coding sequence ATGATCAAAGTTAATATTCCAGAACGCGGAACTGTTGAATTAAAATATCTTGTCCTGGATTTTAATGGAACCCTTGCTTTAGATGGTGTGATTTTTCCTGAAGTATTACCTCTTTTAGAAGAGATTGCAAAAAAGATAAAAATTTATACTTTAACTGCAGATACCTTTGGTACCGCAAGAGAACAAACTATTCATCTTCCAGTTATTTTACATACCCTCAAAAGTAATTTCCATACCCGGGAAAAGGGTGAGTTTGTTAAGAAACTGGGTGAAAAAAATGTAATTGCAATCGGAAATGGTAAGAATGATCTTGAGATGTTAAAAAGGGCTGAGATTGGAATTGGTGTACTTGGTGACGAAGGTTGTGCTACAGAAATTTTTCAGGTTGCTGACCTTATAGTTCCGGGAATTCGTCAAGGCCTGGAACTTTTACTTTATCCGAAACGGCTTGTAGCAACTTTACGAAGATAA
- the prmA gene encoding 50S ribosomal protein L11 methyltransferase, with product MSDWMEINLRIKPEAQEATTEILYNEGAQGVWLDEEGDRVVIKTYLPYESVTPEKLVMIKDKIQGLNQFGLDPGNVELFTDKVEEEDWANSWKEYFYPEKITETFVVKPTWREYQANPGEIVIEIDPGMAFGTGTHPSTYLAIQALEDFASKVHNMLDVGTGSGILAIAAALLGVPQITAVDIDRVAVKVAQENVLLNKVQKQVQVMRSDLVERIKEKGKKFKLVTANIIAEIILKLIPDLPEIIEDEGYFIASGIITERFLEVQKALKDKGFQIKRIYREGEWVALVAEKS from the coding sequence ATGTCAGACTGGATGGAAATTAATCTTCGTATAAAGCCGGAAGCTCAAGAAGCAACTACAGAGATTCTTTATAATGAGGGTGCTCAGGGAGTGTGGCTTGATGAAGAGGGGGATCGGGTGGTGATTAAGACCTATCTTCCTTATGAGAGTGTGACACCTGAAAAATTAGTCATGATAAAAGATAAGATTCAGGGTTTGAATCAATTTGGATTGGATCCGGGAAATGTAGAATTATTTACCGATAAAGTTGAAGAAGAGGATTGGGCCAACTCCTGGAAAGAGTACTTTTATCCTGAAAAAATCACTGAAACTTTTGTGGTTAAGCCTACATGGCGGGAATATCAGGCAAATCCCGGTGAGATTGTTATCGAGATTGATCCGGGAATGGCCTTTGGTACAGGAACTCACCCTTCAACCTATCTCGCCATTCAGGCTTTAGAAGATTTTGCTTCTAAAGTACATAATATGTTGGATGTTGGAACTGGATCAGGAATTCTGGCAATTGCAGCAGCGTTACTGGGAGTTCCTCAGATTACGGCTGTAGATATAGACCGGGTCGCAGTAAAGGTTGCCCAGGAAAATGTTCTACTTAATAAAGTTCAGAAACAGGTTCAGGTGATGCGTTCTGATCTGGTTGAACGGATCAAAGAGAAAGGTAAGAAATTTAAACTTGTTACGGCAAATATCATTGCAGAGATTATTCTCAAGCTAATACCTGATTTACCGGAAATTATAGAGGATGAAGGTTACTTTATTGCTTCAGGGATTATCACCGAACGCTTTTTAGAGGTACAGAAGGCTCTAAAAGATAAAGGTTTTCAAATTAAACGAATCTATCGTGAGGGTGAATGGGTTGCCCTGGTTGCGGAAAAAAGTTAA
- a CDS encoding 16S rRNA (uracil(1498)-N(3))-methyltransferase: MHRFFVKPENIIRDKEVIITGDDVQHITRSLRLKSGDQMIACDGKGTDYLVELIDLNQKEITCRIIESRKSRGEPDIEVTLFQGLPKSDKMDLITQKCTELGIRRIIPVETGRTIVKLNDKKAKRRVERWQKIAYEAAKQSQRGKIPSIGPILNLNEALEMIKKEKYDLFLVPWEEARGNSIRQVLKNWNVDKKAGLKRIAYMIGPEGGLEEKEVQTLIDLGAQPVTLGPRILRTETAGFVVLTVLMYEFLEMEDV; encoded by the coding sequence ATGCATCGGTTTTTTGTCAAACCGGAGAATATAATTAGAGATAAGGAAGTAATAATCACTGGAGATGATGTTCAACATATAACCCGGTCTCTTAGATTAAAATCCGGTGATCAAATGATTGCCTGTGATGGTAAGGGAACGGATTATCTGGTGGAATTAATAGATTTGAATCAAAAAGAGATAACCTGTCGTATTATTGAATCCAGAAAAAGCCGGGGTGAACCTGATATTGAAGTGACCCTCTTTCAAGGGCTGCCTAAGAGTGATAAAATGGATCTTATTACACAGAAATGTACCGAACTGGGAATCCGGCGGATAATACCTGTTGAAACCGGCAGAACAATTGTTAAATTAAATGATAAAAAGGCTAAGCGGCGGGTTGAAAGATGGCAAAAGATTGCTTATGAAGCAGCAAAACAGTCCCAGCGGGGAAAAATACCTTCAATCGGTCCCATTTTGAACTTAAATGAAGCTTTAGAAATGATTAAAAAAGAAAAGTATGATTTATTTCTAGTACCCTGGGAAGAAGCCAGAGGTAACTCAATCCGTCAGGTACTTAAGAACTGGAATGTTGATAAAAAGGCAGGACTTAAACGAATTGCTTATATGATTGGACCCGAAGGCGGTCTAGAGGAAAAAGAAGTACAGACTTTAATAGACCTGGGTGCTCAACCTGTAACTTTGGGTCCTAGAATTTTAAGAACTGAGACTGCCGGGTTTGTTGTACTTACTGTACTAATGTATGAATTTCTGGAGATGGAGGATGTGTGA
- the dnaJ gene encoding molecular chaperone DnaJ — protein sequence MSKRDYYEVLGVSRDADIKEIKKAYRRLAKKYHPDLNKNDPDAAEKFKEVREAYEVLSDPDKRARYDQFGHAGVGEDGGFGGFGNFGGFGDFGQTDFGFDDIFDMFFGGSSRRHRGPTRGADLQYNLEITFEEAAFGTKKDLHIPRTETCPKCNGTGAKPGTGLKTCPKCNGRGTIQFAQQTPLGRFVQTRTCDECGGSGQKIETPCPECYGRGQVRRERTITVNIPAGVDTGSKLRLSGEGEAGERGGPPGDLYVRIQVKPHKIFKRRGNDIICEIPISIVQAALGDEIEVPTLNGRAKFTIPAGTQPGTSFRLRGKGIPHLNGYGRGDQYVKVKVVVPTKLNNKQKELLKKFAEISGEEINPEQKTFFEKVKEVFGV from the coding sequence GTGAGTAAAAGAGATTATTATGAGGTTCTTGGTGTTAGCCGGGATGCCGATATAAAAGAGATTAAAAAAGCCTATCGCCGTTTGGCCAAGAAGTATCACCCCGATTTAAATAAAAACGATCCAGATGCTGCAGAAAAATTTAAAGAAGTTCGCGAAGCCTATGAAGTTTTAAGTGATCCTGATAAGCGGGCCCGTTATGATCAGTTTGGGCATGCTGGCGTTGGCGAAGATGGTGGATTTGGAGGTTTTGGAAATTTCGGCGGTTTTGGTGATTTTGGCCAGACTGATTTTGGCTTTGATGATATATTTGATATGTTCTTTGGCGGCAGCAGTCGTAGGCATCGGGGCCCAACCCGTGGAGCAGACCTTCAATATAATCTTGAAATTACTTTTGAAGAGGCAGCTTTTGGAACCAAAAAAGATTTGCATATTCCCCGAACTGAAACCTGTCCAAAATGTAATGGTACTGGTGCAAAACCGGGTACAGGTCTCAAAACCTGTCCGAAATGTAATGGCCGGGGAACGATTCAGTTTGCCCAACAGACACCATTGGGACGTTTTGTTCAGACCAGAACCTGTGATGAGTGTGGCGGTTCAGGGCAAAAGATCGAGACTCCATGTCCCGAATGTTATGGCCGGGGCCAGGTACGCCGTGAACGTACTATTACTGTCAATATTCCGGCAGGTGTGGATACTGGTAGCAAGTTGAGATTGAGTGGCGAGGGAGAAGCCGGTGAACGTGGTGGTCCTCCAGGAGATTTATATGTAAGAATCCAGGTTAAGCCTCATAAGATCTTTAAACGCCGTGGTAATGATATAATATGTGAAATTCCAATTTCAATTGTGCAGGCAGCGCTGGGAGATGAGATAGAGGTTCCTACTCTGAACGGAAGAGCTAAATTTACCATTCCTGCTGGAACCCAGCCGGGGACCAGTTTCCGTTTAAGAGGAAAGGGAATACCCCATTTAAACGGTTATGGTCGGGGAGATCAGTATGTTAAAGTAAAGGTAGTGGTTCCGACTAAATTGAATAATAAACAAAAGGAACTGCTAAAGAAATTTGCTGAGATCAGTGGTGAAGAGATTAATCCTGAGCAGAAGACCTTTTTTGAAAAAGTTAAAGAGGTATTTGGGGTTTAA
- a CDS encoding GatB/YqeY domain-containing protein, translated as MSTLKDELLEDMKIAMKQKDKERLSVIRMARAAIKNVEIDKRKDLTDEEVIEILAKEVKSRRDAITEYEKAGRDDVVQKLQQEIEILSKYLPRQLTREELEVLVNEVVAQVNATSLKDMGKVMGAIMPKVKGRADGKLVNQLVREKLSKD; from the coding sequence ATGTCTACCCTTAAAGATGAGTTGCTGGAAGATATGAAGATTGCCATGAAACAAAAGGATAAGGAACGCTTATCCGTTATTCGTATGGCCCGTGCTGCCATTAAAAATGTGGAGATTGATAAGCGGAAAGACTTAACTGATGAGGAAGTCATTGAAATACTGGCTAAAGAGGTTAAGAGTCGCCGTGATGCAATCACCGAATATGAAAAGGCTGGCCGGGATGATGTTGTCCAGAAACTCCAGCAAGAGATTGAAATTTTAAGCAAATATCTACCTCGACAGTTAACACGGGAAGAATTAGAGGTTCTTGTAAACGAAGTCGTTGCCCAGGTAAATGCAACTTCCCTTAAAGATATGGGGAAAGTAATGGGTGCGATTATGCCAAAGGTTAAAGGGCGTGCTGATGGTAAATTGGTTAATCAATTGGTTAGAGAAAAGTTAAGTAAAGATTAA
- the mtaB gene encoding tRNA (N(6)-L-threonylcarbamoyladenosine(37)-C(2))-methylthiotransferase MtaB: MKKVAFNTLGCKVNQYDTESMMKLFEEAGYEIVDFKDKADVYVINTCTVTHEGARKSRQMARQAKRRNPESIVAVVGCYAQVAPDEVIKIDGVDLVVGTKSRNELVELVEKAKETDLPLNCVEAMEEKEEFEELPVEEFKGRTRAVIKVEDGCNQYCSYCIIPYARGPVRSRRPGNAVKEIQTLVQVGVKEVVLTGIHLGAYGQDLGPDMNLVELIKMLIKIEGLERIRLSSIEITEVDDEMIDLLANEPKFCPHLHLPLQSGSDTILKAMNRPYTTEEFASVVEKIRSRVPDIAITTDVMVGFPGETDELFEETYRFIEKIGFSQLHVFKYSIRQGTPAAKMKNQVSHQVKNVRSEKLRLLGERLTLEYNQKFLNKVLPVLIEEERDQSTGMLTGVTPNYIRVYIDEESNKVKGKILPVKLVKSYGTKAVLGKL, encoded by the coding sequence ATGAAAAAGGTAGCATTTAATACCCTTGGATGTAAGGTTAATCAATATGATACTGAATCAATGATGAAACTTTTTGAAGAAGCTGGCTATGAGATTGTTGATTTTAAGGATAAAGCTGATGTATATGTAATCAATACCTGTACTGTTACCCACGAGGGGGCTCGTAAGTCACGGCAGATGGCCCGACAGGCCAAACGCCGTAATCCTGAAAGTATTGTTGCTGTGGTGGGATGTTATGCTCAGGTGGCACCAGATGAAGTGATTAAAATAGATGGTGTGGATTTGGTGGTGGGAACTAAATCCCGTAATGAGTTGGTAGAATTGGTTGAAAAGGCAAAAGAAACGGATTTACCTTTGAATTGTGTTGAAGCAATGGAGGAAAAAGAAGAGTTTGAAGAATTACCGGTAGAGGAATTTAAAGGTCGGACCCGGGCCGTGATTAAAGTGGAAGACGGATGTAATCAGTATTGTTCCTATTGTATTATTCCATATGCCCGCGGACCGGTCCGGAGTCGTAGACCGGGGAATGCTGTTAAAGAAATCCAGACTCTGGTTCAAGTTGGAGTAAAAGAAGTGGTTCTTACCGGGATTCATCTGGGAGCTTATGGGCAGGATCTGGGTCCGGATATGAACCTGGTAGAATTAATTAAGATGCTGATTAAGATTGAAGGTTTAGAGCGGATCCGGCTTAGTTCCATTGAGATTACAGAAGTGGATGATGAAATGATTGATCTTTTGGCGAATGAACCTAAGTTTTGTCCCCATTTACATTTACCACTTCAATCTGGAAGTGATACTATATTAAAGGCAATGAATCGTCCCTATACCACTGAAGAATTTGCTTCTGTGGTAGAAAAAATCCGGAGTCGAGTTCCGGATATTGCCATAACTACAGACGTAATGGTTGGTTTTCCGGGAGAGACAGATGAGTTATTTGAAGAGACCTATCGGTTTATTGAAAAGATTGGTTTTAGCCAGCTACATGTTTTTAAGTACTCTATTCGTCAGGGAACACCAGCTGCTAAAATGAAAAACCAGGTTTCCCATCAGGTAAAAAATGTGCGGAGCGAAAAGCTGCGTTTATTAGGAGAAAGGTTAACCTTAGAATACAATCAGAAGTTTCTCAATAAAGTTTTACCTGTACTTATTGAAGAAGAACGGGATCAAAGTACCGGAATGCTCACAGGAGTAACACCTAATTATATTCGAGTATATATTGATGAAGAAAGTAATAAAGTGAAAGGTAAGATTTTACCAGTTAAATTAGTAAAATCTTACGGAACAAAAGCTGTTCTGGGAAAGCTTTAA